In the Brachyhypopomus gauderio isolate BG-103 chromosome 4, BGAUD_0.2, whole genome shotgun sequence genome, one interval contains:
- the igfbp5b gene encoding insulin-like growth factor-binding protein 5b, translated as MLYNFFVVITFFMGLSRCFSSYVPCEPCDQKALSMCPPVPVGCQLVKEPGCGCCLTCALSEGQACGVYTGTCTQGLRCLPRNGEEKPLHALLHGRGVCTNEKGYKPVHPPIDRESKEHDDTLKTDMTDEQLPHAKVPIFPKQDMINSKKQAAMRKDKKKQQEKLRSVGSPDYSPLPVDKHETEFGPCRRKLDGIIKGLKDTSRVKPLSLYLPNCDRKGFFKRKQCKPSLGRKRGICWCVDKYGVQLPGTDYSGGNIQCKDLENSNNNE; from the exons atgctataCAATTTTTTCGTGGTTATTACATTTTTCATGGGTCTGTCCCGATGCTTCAGCTCGTACGTCCCCTGCGAGCCCTGCGATCAGAAAGCGCTGTCCATGTGTCCTCCGGTTCCGGTGGGCTGTCAGCTGGTGAAGGAACCGGGCTGTGGCTGCTGTCTGACCTGCGCTCTGTCCGAAGGTCAGGCGTGCGGGGTCTACACCGGGACCTGCACACAGGGGCTCCGCTGCTTGCCACGGAACGGAGAGGAGAAGCCCTTACACGCCCTTCTTCACGGCAGAGGAGTGTGCACCAACGAAAAGGGATACAAGCCGGTCCATCCACCTATCG ATCGTGAATCTAAAGAGCACGATGACACGCTGAAGACCGACATGACCGATGAGCAGTTGCCCCATGCCAAGGTGCCCATTTTCCCCAAGCAAGACATGATCAACAGCAAAAAGCAGGCCGCCATGCGCAAGGACAAGAAGAAACAGCAGGAGAAACTGAGATCTGTGGGCTCACCGGACTACTCGCCGCTCCCCGTCGACAAACACGAAACGGAGTTC GGCCCCTGCAGAAGGAAGCTAGATGGAATAATAAAGGGCCTGAAAGACACCTCCCGTGTCaaacctctctccctctacctgcCCAACTGCGACAGGAAGGGCTTCTTCAAGCGAAAGCAG TGCAAACCCTCGCTGGGGCGTAAACGAGGCATCTGCTGGTGCGTGGACAAGTACGGCGTGCAACTGCCGGGCACCGACTACAGTGGAGGGAACATCCAGTGTAAGGACCTGGagaacagcaacaacaacgAGTGA